The genomic region TACAGAAAAAGGGGATCTGGTGACGGCGCAGACTCCCAAAGCAGGGAGTTACGTCGAAAACGGAGCCCTGATCCGTCTGCACTGTTCTGAAACGTCTGAGGAGACTATGGCCATGCGAACGATTCCTAACCTCATCGGTCTTCCCATTCGCAGCGCGCTCAATCTCTTGGGCGAAAAAGGGATTCACGCTGTGGTGAACGGATCCGGCCGGGTGGTGCAGCAACAGCCCGCTGCCGGCAAACAGCTCCGCGCCACAGAACAGATTCTGTTGCAGTGCGAATCTTCGGTGGATTTGCGCAAACTGCTGTTGCTGTAACAGGCGGTTGTTAGCAAAGGGTTCAAATTGGTGCAGCTGACGGTATTGAACATTCTGCAGGATGCCAACGGCGAATGGCGCGGCAGCGCCCAGGCGCTGACACGCCCGGCGCGTCAGGTCTCCACCGATTCCCGTTCCCTTCAACCCGGGGATCTGTTCTTCGCTCTGCAGGGTGACACCTTCGACGGCCATATATTTGTGGACGATGTACTGAAGAAGGGCGCGTTGGCGGCTGTGGTCAGCCGTCGCTGGTATGATCAGAACCGGAGTGTGGAAAATGTTCTTGTGGTGGATGATGTCCTGCGCGTTTTTCAGGAATCCGCAGCGGCCTATCGCCGCCGCTTTGATCTGCAGACGATCGCCGTCACCGGCAGCGCCGGCAAGACCACCAGCAAAGAGATGATCTACTCGGTACTGAGCCGCCGGTTCCATGTGCTGCGCAACAGAAAATCGTTCAACAACCACGTGGGCGTACCGACGACACTGTTCGAGATAACGCCTGCGCATGAGATGATTTTGACGGAGCTGGGCGCCAACCATTTCGGCGAACTGGATCGTCTCAGCTATTTGGTAGAACCGGCTATCGCAGTGATCACCAACATCGGTTATGCGCATCTCGAGTTTTTCGGCGATCTGGAAGGTGTGCGTCGGGCCAAATTCGAAGTGTTCAACCATTGCCGTCCCGGGGCCAAGGCCATCCTCAATGCGGACGATGCCATGCTGGCGAATGCCGTCGTGCCGGTCAGCAGCCGTTTCACCTACGGCCTGGAGCAAACGGCGGACTTGCATGCCGAGGTGTTGGGGTGCGATCGGCAGGCGTGTTATCGTTTCCGAATGCTGGATCGGACTGTTCAGTTGCAGGTCCCCGGCCGACATAACGTTTCCAATGCACTGGCCGCTGCTGCAGTGGCGCTGCAATTTCACCTTCCGCCTGAGGAGATCCAGGCCGGTCTGGAATCGTTCGTCGCTGTGGATCAGCGCATGCAGGTGCTTTCGTCCGCCGGTGTTACGCTGATCAACGATGCTTATAATGCCAACCCCAGCAGCTGCGCGGCCGCATTGAACACCTGCCGGGATTTCGCCCAACAGGGCAACCGTCTGATTGCG from bacterium harbors:
- a CDS encoding UDP-N-acetylmuramoyl-tripeptide--D-alanyl-D-alanine ligase is translated as MQLTVLNILQDANGEWRGSAQALTRPARQVSTDSRSLQPGDLFFALQGDTFDGHIFVDDVLKKGALAAVVSRRWYDQNRSVENVLVVDDVLRVFQESAAAYRRRFDLQTIAVTGSAGKTTSKEMIYSVLSRRFHVLRNRKSFNNHVGVPTTLFEITPAHEMILTELGANHFGELDRLSYLVEPAIAVITNIGYAHLEFFGDLEGVRRAKFEVFNHCRPGAKAILNADDAMLANAVVPVSSRFTYGLEQTADLHAEVLGCDRQACYRFRMLDRTVQLQVPGRHNVSNALAAAAVALQFHLPPEEIQAGLESFVAVDQRMQVLSSAGVTLINDAYNANPSSCAAALNTCRDFAQQGNRLIAVLGDMLELGGYTEAEHRRLADRCAAVGVQLLCLCGAHTLYTLERAREIGGFEAVHFENNAVLAQSLRPLLRKGDVVLIKGSRGMHMETIVSALMQETGI
- a CDS encoding PASTA domain-containing protein: MESDDDQAVQALLTKQPRRRVPNFVGYDRDGAKDLARAADIPLTFTEKGDLVTAQTPKAGSYVENGALIRLHCSETSEETMAMRTIPNLIGLPIRSALNLLGEKGIHAVVNGSGRVVQQQPAAGKQLRATEQILLQCESSVDLRKLLLL